In Haloplanus rubicundus, one DNA window encodes the following:
- a CDS encoding tRNA-intron lyase encodes MQGTFEGGTVRVGGDARQRFYDARGYGRPLDGNRIELAPVEAAHLLFRGDLDGVVGPDGETMAFRAFLTAADAVLTFVVYKDLRDRGFYLSPTREGWVDDPAGADLVVYPRGKGPADDEVAHRVRVAGEREEIPAADLGDVVLAVVDEEGELTYFETERIGAAGDADAEIDRYDPPTDLDAALLADRAVVWDPPADLHDRGFYGQRLHGRNAESGPLQLSLVEAAYLARRGALGLPEPRVVERGRQVEGERFDRRLRAYAALRAAGSVPKSGFKFGADFRTYDGFTTVSEMDHSTRLIRVVSPAHTFLPRDLSLDVRLAGGVRKRMVFALTDVNEGIDWLSVARLTP; translated from the coding sequence ATGCAAGGGACGTTCGAGGGCGGCACCGTTCGGGTCGGCGGCGACGCCCGCCAGCGCTTCTACGACGCGCGGGGGTACGGCCGGCCACTCGACGGCAACCGGATCGAACTCGCGCCCGTCGAGGCCGCCCACCTCCTCTTTCGGGGTGACCTCGACGGCGTCGTCGGTCCCGACGGCGAGACGATGGCCTTCCGGGCCTTCCTCACCGCCGCCGACGCCGTCCTCACCTTCGTCGTCTACAAGGACCTCCGCGACCGGGGCTTCTACCTCTCGCCCACCCGCGAGGGATGGGTCGACGACCCCGCGGGCGCGGACCTCGTGGTCTACCCCCGCGGGAAGGGGCCGGCCGACGACGAGGTGGCCCATCGGGTCCGCGTCGCCGGCGAACGCGAGGAGATTCCCGCCGCCGACCTCGGGGACGTGGTCCTCGCCGTCGTCGACGAGGAGGGGGAACTCACGTACTTCGAGACGGAACGGATCGGGGCGGCGGGCGACGCCGACGCCGAGATCGACCGGTACGATCCCCCCACCGACCTCGACGCCGCTCTCCTCGCCGACCGGGCGGTCGTGTGGGACCCCCCGGCCGACCTCCACGACCGCGGGTTCTACGGTCAGCGCCTCCACGGCCGAAACGCCGAGTCCGGGCCGCTCCAGCTCTCGCTCGTGGAGGCGGCGTATCTCGCTCGCCGCGGCGCGCTCGGCCTGCCCGAACCCCGCGTGGTCGAGCGCGGCCGGCAGGTGGAGGGGGAGCGCTTCGACCGCCGGCTGCGCGCCTACGCGGCGCTCCGGGCGGCGGGGAGCGTCCCCAAGAGCGGGTTCAAATTCGGCGCCGACTTCCGCACCTACGACGGCTTCACGACGGTCTCGGAGATGGACCACTCCACCCGCCTGATCCGCGTCGTCTCGCCCGCGCATACGTTCCTCCCCCGCGACCTCTCGCTCGACGTGCGGCTGGCGGGCGGGGTCCGGAAACGAATGGTTTTTGCGCTGACCGACGTGAACGAGGGGATAGACTGGCTCTCGGTCGCCCGACTCACGCCCTAA
- a CDS encoding tryptophan--tRNA ligase — MTRDTPEDAEDTQDDHPVADGGSDADTAAGADDVALDPWGSSTVSDYRKLFDEFGIEAFDEALDEVPNPHYLMRRGVIFGHRDYRPVARALREGEDAAVLSGFMPTGDPHIGHKLVFDEIIWHQQEGADAYGLIADLEAHSARGLSWDEIDEHARDYLLSLLALGFDPEEGELYRQSTNREVQDLAFELGSNARFAEFEGIYGFDGETSVSHMQSVVTQMADILYPQLEEPKPTVIPVGPDQDPHMRLARDVAARMRYFKVTEAYASFEADAAERDHLAAAYAALEDDSDTVRCEDAADWLDAEMAPDAVRDAAIEKLRAAGKEPLRPRVRFLDRNATDEAFDALIDAVPGEKRRYDEHIDAFEMDREAAEELAREVEVDHGGYGFLPPSSIYHRFMTGLTGGKMSSSIPASHISLLDDPEDGYDKVKSATTGGRETAEKQRELGGKADECPVYELYAYLLAGDDDEFATEVYEECVGGERLCGGCKEQAAELMRDFLEDHQEKRAEMEAVLDDLDIDLDSDRRGVPGDGH; from the coding sequence ATGACACGAGACACTCCCGAGGACGCCGAGGACACGCAGGACGACCACCCCGTCGCCGACGGCGGAAGCGACGCCGACACCGCCGCCGGCGCCGACGACGTGGCGCTCGATCCGTGGGGCTCCTCGACCGTCTCCGACTACCGCAAGCTGTTCGACGAGTTCGGCATCGAGGCCTTCGACGAGGCGCTCGACGAAGTGCCGAACCCACACTACCTGATGCGCCGGGGCGTCATCTTCGGCCACCGCGACTACCGTCCCGTGGCCCGGGCGCTCCGCGAGGGCGAGGACGCCGCCGTCCTCTCCGGATTCATGCCCACCGGCGACCCCCACATCGGCCACAAACTCGTCTTCGACGAGATCATCTGGCACCAGCAGGAGGGCGCCGACGCCTACGGGTTGATCGCCGATCTGGAGGCCCACAGCGCCCGCGGCCTCTCGTGGGACGAAATCGACGAACACGCCCGCGACTACCTGCTCTCCCTGCTCGCGCTGGGATTCGACCCCGAGGAGGGCGAACTCTACCGGCAGTCGACCAACCGCGAGGTACAGGACCTCGCGTTCGAGCTGGGATCGAACGCTCGCTTCGCGGAGTTCGAGGGCATCTACGGCTTCGACGGCGAAACCTCCGTCTCCCACATGCAGTCCGTCGTCACCCAGATGGCGGACATCCTCTACCCCCAGCTGGAGGAACCGAAGCCGACGGTCATCCCCGTCGGGCCGGATCAGGACCCGCACATGCGTCTCGCGCGCGACGTGGCCGCACGGATGCGCTACTTCAAGGTCACCGAGGCGTACGCGAGCTTCGAGGCCGACGCCGCGGAGCGCGACCACCTCGCGGCCGCCTACGCGGCGCTGGAGGACGATTCGGACACCGTGCGTTGCGAGGACGCCGCCGACTGGCTCGACGCCGAGATGGCGCCCGACGCCGTCCGCGACGCCGCCATCGAGAAGCTCCGCGCCGCGGGGAAGGAGCCGCTCCGCCCCCGCGTTCGGTTCCTCGACCGCAACGCCACCGACGAGGCCTTCGACGCCCTGATCGACGCCGTGCCGGGCGAGAAGCGTCGCTACGACGAGCACATCGACGCCTTCGAGATGGACCGCGAGGCTGCGGAGGAGTTGGCCCGCGAGGTAGAAGTCGACCACGGCGGCTACGGCTTCCTCCCGCCCTCTTCCATCTACCACCGGTTCATGACCGGGCTGACGGGCGGGAAGATGTCGTCGTCGATTCCGGCCTCTCACATCTCCCTGCTCGACGACCCCGAGGACGGCTACGACAAGGTGAAGTCGGCGACGACGGGCGGGCGCGAGACGGCCGAGAAACAGCGGGAGTTGGGGGGAAAGGCCGACGAGTGTCCAGTCTACGAACTCTACGCCTACCTCCTCGCCGGCGACGACGACGAGTTCGCGACCGAGGTGTACGAGGAGTGTGTCGGCGGCGAACGGCTCTGTGGCGGCTGTAAGGAACAGGCGGCCGAACTCATGCGCGACTTTCTGGAAGACCACCAGGAGAAGCGCGCGGAGATGGAGGCCGTCCTCGACGATCTGGACATCGATCTGGATTCGGATCGGCGGGGCGTCCCCGGCGACGGACATTAG
- the pheS gene encoding phenylalanine--tRNA ligase subunit alpha codes for MRLPESQVAVLEAASATDERTIEQLSEATGLKPETVTGAAFDLEDAGLVTVATAEAVSHALTAEGETYADAGLPEVRLYRAAVDAGADADPVPMGEVIGAAALDGPKVDIALANYARKGYGEVASGEIRADPEADPEADSEVAALAALVADEAVADDDALDQLVRRGLADRNERTVRSVTLTDEGVTALMEGVEAAETVDRLTPEMLTSGEWRDVEFTPYNVEADAPERQGGKVHILRQTAERVKDTLVGMGFREMDGPHADSEFWINDCLFMPQDHPARTHWDQFALDVAPMADIPEDLLERVRSAHLDGVGDDGDGYHSPWTEEVAREIDLRGHTTSLSMRYLSGHEIGDLEPPERFFSVEKVYRNDTLDPTHLLEFFQIEGWVMAEDLSVRDLMGTFEEFYEQFGITDLQFKPHYNPYTEPSFELFGTHPETGELIEIGNSGMFREEVLRPLGVECDVMAWGLALERLLMLMYGFDDIRDVHGTLCDLDLLRETEVLH; via the coding sequence ATGCGACTCCCGGAATCACAGGTCGCGGTGTTGGAAGCCGCGAGCGCGACGGACGAACGGACCATCGAACAGTTGAGCGAGGCGACGGGGCTGAAACCGGAGACGGTGACCGGCGCCGCCTTCGACCTCGAAGACGCGGGGCTGGTGACGGTCGCCACCGCGGAGGCGGTGTCTCACGCCCTCACGGCCGAAGGCGAGACGTACGCCGACGCGGGGTTGCCCGAGGTGCGCCTCTATCGGGCCGCCGTCGACGCCGGCGCCGACGCCGACCCCGTCCCGATGGGTGAGGTCATCGGCGCGGCGGCTCTCGACGGTCCCAAGGTGGACATCGCCCTCGCCAACTACGCCCGCAAGGGGTACGGCGAGGTGGCGTCGGGGGAGATTCGGGCCGACCCCGAAGCCGACCCCGAGGCCGATAGCGAGGTGGCGGCGCTCGCCGCGCTCGTGGCCGACGAGGCCGTTGCCGACGACGACGCACTCGATCAGCTCGTTCGCCGTGGTCTCGCCGACCGGAACGAGCGGACCGTCCGCTCGGTCACCCTCACCGACGAGGGCGTGACGGCGCTGATGGAGGGCGTCGAGGCGGCGGAGACGGTCGACCGCCTCACTCCCGAGATGCTGACCTCCGGCGAGTGGCGGGACGTGGAGTTCACGCCGTACAACGTCGAGGCGGACGCCCCGGAGCGGCAGGGCGGCAAGGTCCACATCCTCCGACAGACCGCCGAGCGCGTGAAAGACACGCTCGTCGGCATGGGCTTCCGGGAGATGGACGGCCCCCACGCCGACTCGGAGTTCTGGATCAACGACTGCCTGTTCATGCCCCAAGACCACCCGGCGCGCACCCACTGGGACCAGTTCGCCCTCGACGTGGCGCCGATGGCGGACATCCCCGAGGATCTGCTGGAACGCGTCCGCTCGGCCCATCTGGACGGGGTCGGCGATGACGGCGACGGCTACCACTCCCCGTGGACCGAGGAGGTTGCCCGCGAAATCGACCTCCGGGGCCACACCACCTCGCTCTCGATGCGCTACCTCTCGGGGCACGAAATCGGCGACCTCGAACCCCCGGAACGCTTCTTCAGCGTCGAGAAGGTGTACCGAAACGACACGCTCGACCCGACGCATCTCCTCGAATTCTTCCAGATCGAGGGCTGGGTGATGGCCGAGGACCTCTCGGTGCGTGACCTGATGGGCACCTTCGAGGAGTTCTACGAGCAGTTCGGCATCACCGACCTGCAGTTCAAGCCCCACTACAACCCCTACACCGAACCGAGCTTCGAGCTGTTCGGCACCCATCCCGAGACGGGCGAGTTGATCGAAATCGGCAACAGCGGTATGTTTCGCGAGGAAGTCCTCCGCCCCCTCGGCGTCGAGTGTGACGTGATGGCGTGGGGGCTGGCGCTCGAACGACTTCTGATGCTCATGTACGGCTTCGACGACATCCGCGACGTGCACGGGACGCTCTGTGATCTGGACCTCCTGCGGGAAACGGAGGTGCTTCACTGA
- the pheT gene encoding phenylalanine--tRNA ligase subunit beta, with protein MPVVDVDADELRRLTGHEEKSDDELIDDLFALGLEYEGETEEGELQLEFGPDRLDRLSVEGVARSLRYQYGDDRGVYVPNTNDPDWTIEVDESVPDERPYVTGAVIRGVDLDDAALDSLIQLQEKLHATMGRKRAKGAIGIHDLTMLKGEVLSDDGRDGHTITYRGVDPEGDRFVPLDSDAEMTPAQVLTDHPTGETYAPIVEEYERYPAIYDEIGLFSFPPVINGRRTEVSTDSRDLFVELTGTDQWTIDRMCNVICYALDARGATIEAVEVAYPDGTLPRPDFEVETKTVAHERIEGMLGVDLEVEETVDLFERSGLDADIEDGDGPTAYEVSIPPYRTDVLHPLDLIDDVGRAYGFNELDPRYPDVATVGGRHDRSKLEAAARTSLVGLGFEDLLNFHMISERENYERMGVAPGTPVVGGADPVTITEPYSEDYTMLRTWALPSLLMVLENNTHRAYPQDLAEIGLAAGADDDENTGVAEHRTVAAVLARHDATYEDAKSRLASLCGDFDVDLETPATEHPTFIDGRAAEVVIDGDTVGVIGEVHPQVLVEHDLELPVAAFEFRLDALA; from the coding sequence ATGCCCGTCGTCGACGTCGACGCCGACGAACTACGGCGGCTGACGGGCCACGAGGAGAAGAGCGACGACGAGTTGATCGACGACCTGTTCGCGCTCGGCCTGGAGTACGAGGGCGAGACCGAGGAGGGCGAACTCCAACTGGAGTTCGGCCCCGACCGGCTGGACCGCCTCTCGGTCGAGGGCGTCGCCCGCTCCCTTCGCTACCAGTACGGCGACGACCGCGGCGTCTACGTCCCCAACACGAACGATCCCGACTGGACCATCGAGGTCGACGAGTCGGTGCCCGACGAGCGGCCGTACGTCACCGGCGCGGTGATCCGCGGGGTCGACCTGGACGACGCCGCCCTCGACTCCCTGATCCAACTGCAGGAGAAACTCCACGCGACGATGGGGCGCAAGCGGGCGAAAGGCGCCATCGGCATCCACGACCTCACGATGCTGAAAGGGGAAGTGCTGAGCGACGACGGGCGGGACGGTCACACCATCACCTACCGCGGCGTCGACCCCGAGGGCGACCGGTTCGTCCCTCTCGACTCGGACGCGGAGATGACGCCCGCACAGGTGCTCACGGACCACCCGACCGGCGAGACGTACGCCCCCATCGTCGAGGAGTACGAGCGCTACCCGGCCATCTACGACGAGATCGGTCTGTTCTCGTTCCCGCCGGTCATCAACGGCCGCCGGACCGAGGTGTCGACCGACTCGCGCGACCTGTTCGTCGAGTTGACGGGGACCGACCAGTGGACCATCGACCGGATGTGCAACGTCATCTGCTACGCCCTCGACGCCCGCGGCGCGACGATAGAGGCGGTCGAGGTGGCCTACCCCGACGGGACGCTTCCGCGTCCCGACTTCGAGGTGGAGACGAAAACCGTCGCCCACGAGCGCATCGAGGGGATGCTCGGCGTCGACCTGGAGGTCGAGGAGACGGTCGACCTGTTCGAGCGGTCGGGACTGGACGCCGACATCGAGGACGGCGACGGTCCGACCGCCTACGAGGTGTCGATCCCCCCCTATCGGACCGACGTCCTCCACCCTCTCGACCTGATCGACGACGTGGGGCGGGCGTACGGCTTCAACGAACTCGACCCGCGGTACCCGGACGTGGCGACCGTCGGCGGGCGACACGACCGCTCGAAACTGGAGGCCGCCGCGCGCACGTCGCTCGTCGGCCTCGGCTTCGAGGACCTGCTCAACTTCCACATGATCTCCGAGAGAGAGAACTACGAGCGGATGGGCGTCGCCCCCGGCACGCCCGTCGTCGGCGGCGCGGACCCGGTGACGATCACCGAACCCTACAGCGAGGACTACACCATGCTCCGGACGTGGGCGCTGCCCTCCCTGCTGATGGTGCTGGAGAACAACACCCACCGGGCGTATCCCCAGGACCTCGCCGAAATCGGGTTGGCCGCGGGCGCGGACGACGACGAGAACACGGGCGTCGCGGAACACCGCACCGTCGCGGCCGTTCTCGCCCGCCACGACGCCACCTACGAGGACGCCAAGTCGCGGCTGGCGTCGCTGTGTGGCGACTTCGACGTCGACCTCGAAACCCCGGCGACCGAGCATCCGACCTTCATCGACGGCCGGGCGGCCGAGGTGGTGATCGACGGCGACACCGTCGGCGTCATCGGCGAGGTCCACCCGCAGGTGCTGGTGGAACACGACCTCGAACTGCCGGTGGCGGCGTTCGAGTTCCGGCTGGACGCGCTGGCGTAA
- a CDS encoding type II toxin-antitoxin system VapC family toxin — MLLDTSFLIDLMNGEEGAVATARELEANLVQQRLSAMTLFELQYGVARSTQSAAERDRVENVLASKPIHPADTAVMRKAGRLAGQLANEGNAVADGDVIIGATAEIVDEPVLTRNVTDFERLGVDIETY; from the coding sequence GTGCTCCTCGACACGTCGTTTCTGATCGACCTGATGAACGGTGAGGAGGGTGCCGTGGCGACGGCACGCGAGTTGGAAGCGAACCTCGTACAACAGCGCCTCTCGGCGATGACGCTCTTCGAACTACAGTACGGCGTCGCGCGCTCGACCCAGTCGGCGGCCGAGCGCGACCGGGTGGAGAACGTTCTCGCGTCGAAACCCATCCATCCGGCCGATACGGCGGTCATGCGGAAGGCGGGACGCCTCGCCGGACAGCTGGCGAACGAGGGCAACGCCGTCGCCGACGGCGACGTGATCATCGGCGCGACCGCCGAAATCGTCGACGAACCGGTGCTCACGCGAAACGTCACGGATTTCGAGCGGCTCGGCGTCGATATCGAAACGTACTGA